The Ooceraea biroi isolate clonal line C1 chromosome 1, Obir_v5.4, whole genome shotgun sequence genome has a window encoding:
- the LOC105280293 gene encoding pro-corazonin, with protein MTSRRVLVFLVLLLLVNAAICQTFQYSRGWTNGKRSEFPSAADERFTNGDLKRLKMLVHGNADEQPLLFHCDFVDKRKLVHADNYAPRLRHEKEQNDDNY; from the exons ATGACCAGCAGACGCGTGCTCGTCTTTCTCGTCCTGCTGCTGCTCGTGAACGCCGCGATTTGTCAAACCTTCCAATACAGCCGCGGATGGACCAACGGCAAGAGATCCGAGTTCCCGAGCGCGGCGGACGAGCGTTTCACCAACGGCGACCTGAAGAGATTGAAGATGCTGGTGCACGGAAACGCCGACGAACAA CCGCTGCTGTTTCATTGTGACTTCGTGGACAAGAGAAAACTCGTTCACGCGGACAATTACGCGCCCCGGCTACGCCACGAGAAGGAGCAGAACGACGATAATTACTGA
- the LOC105280292 gene encoding lateral signaling target protein 2 homolog codes for MMESIRKWFYRPKRDDTSLLAQFFYADESLNAVACELDSFDGRQEPERCTTLVNQLRHCQDKVLTICNQIMDDLIPESRANRDFRVKFPDDVMQENLAGQLWFGAECLAAGSSIMNREAESSAMRPLAKALTKSLEIVRNLLREHALKGHMNLKTQNPLEPSLEKLIESLKIFDRLFADFELCYVGAMVPVKSTKEYEQQELVCVLFSETLQRALERGLLDQADVDNYEPALMFTIPRLAIVSGLLAPPGGPLCLNSPDTISEMFRPFRTLLLKIRELLWTLNNRELYMLEKLLCSNEEPSSSITQSTKSTCQDIPDLEEYVHNFYTGYPNCKEFIVDFYTVTRNTGNNMDEIASDAVQSLDEGTKVTDQSAASRKHEQDREGRRKKRSGAEAGRTNLNISTDECDNNVTCNSGEKTPSDGESAGDRVRCNAERELSDNGRFDHERDSVSDGEAPRENDASESFSSIIENDIGRPDMTTDGGDSSSTVEDTRHERSFITPDVTQMLEGCSDNIEIPQTQYLLNQVARDNTAEVDEAAQHIENSLPDLDSKKLISEANKTLSSFLLDTGECPNEISEQTDSGICTVISSENTSLYDKSPEEKKTFANEIQQDEHGVSDEEEDAQENTSYSCSNMNSPKRKNSAILENSCVCGTRSAKTVAPTLDHSVEVRGGLQANGDGESGKNIPRISSNFDGTNEEFIGVAYGNGQLTLCDSNQSTFQINYSENWENLNLNIDASTSRKEFWGDLKCENCPSTSQSIDRIGSKIERYAQDKTRKARDERQRRRHQHKLDRNSQRIHHGREKRQNLHIMRSATSTESSRSNSTDRCLNPRLSNFGASLHLGQSTRQMPNFGSHSPHMSPRLHHFESRSTPNSGQRCCNSGSQVANRNSSPQSRKLLDHRRSKSEQIARMKRRDVEKRERHEREKYARSEHAKRKLGNGSANSSLNDGLGPRTDKSGLAETTTVAQGTAVSHEFQNARDNHSQRSARAMRLVNASTVSCLNSDQSFNYKADVASSSSCSSCCDSSSETSEFHSDCQDDEEIALAMQAAEIANRNQIRAKFRSSEDLVHRLFVCIAGVADQLQTNFASDLRNILKCVFLMNSSQMMEEDDGSKDPNSVSTNQSADSPSDTAETESIHERQEPLPEYEDVEETALTHDRASPVTERGEECVERAPAWVPDNDAPRCMACQAGFTVVRRRHHCRNCGKVFCGRCSSNNVPLPRYGHTKPVRVCNRCFLYQVTPFMVSQVTSTS; via the exons ATGATGGAGTCCATCAGAAAATGGTTTTACAGGCCTAAG AGGGATGACACGAGTCTGCTGGCTCAGTTCTTCTACGCCGACGAGTCCTTGAACGCGGTCGCCTGCGAATTGGACTCCTTTGACGGTCGACAGGAGCCGGAGAGATGCACGACATTAGTGAATCAGTTGCGACATTGTCAGGACAAGGTGCTGACAATCTGCAACCAGATCATGGATGACCTGATCCCCGAGAGTCGCGCCAACCGAGACTTCAGGGTAAAATTCCCCGATGACGTGATGCAGGAAAATCTGGCCGGCCAGCTTTGGTTCGGCGCGGAATGCCTGGCTGCCGGTTCGTCGATCATGAACCGGGAGGCTGAGAGCTCGGCCATGAGACCTTTGGCAAAAGCCCTCACTAAGTCGCTGGAGATTGTCAGAAACTTGTTGAGAGAGCACGCGCTCAAAGGTCACATGAATTTGAAG ACACAAAATCCTCTCGAGCCATCGCTGGAAAAGCTGATCGAGTCGCTAAAAATTTTCGATCGACTGTTCGCCGATTTCGAGCTGTGTTACGTAGGCGCTATGGTGCCAGTGAAGTCAACGAAGGAGTACGAACAGCAGGAGCTCGTATGCGTCCTATTTTCCGAGACTTTGCAAAGAGCGCTCGAGCGCGGATTGTTGGACCAAGCGGACGTAGACAACTACGAACCGGCTTTAATGTTCACTATTCCTCGACTGGCTATTGTCTCGGGACTTTTGGCACCACCTGGAGGACCTTTGTGCCTCAATTCGCCCGATACCATAAGCGAGATGTTTCGACCATTTAGG actCTTCTTCTCAAAATAAGAGAACTGTTATGGACGTTAAATAACCGAGAGTTGTACATGTTGGAAAAGTTATTGTGTTCAAACGAGGAACCATCAAGCTCGATCACGCAGTCGACGAAGTCGACGTGTCAGGACATACCCGACCTGGAGGAATACGTACACAATTTTTATACCGGTTACCCAAACTGCAAGGAATTTATTGTTGATTTCTACACTGTGACAAGGAACACGGGTAACAATATGGACGAAATAGCGAGCGACGCGGTGCAGTCGTTGGACGAAGGAACCAAAGTGACCGACCAGTCAGCGGCGAGCAGGAAGCACGAGCAGGATAGAGAGGGCCGCAGAAAAAAGAGGAGTGGCGCGGAAGCTGGCCGCACAAACTTAAACATATCCACGGACGAGTGTGATAATAACGTAACGTGTAATAGCGGCGAAAAGACGCCGAGTGACGGAGAAAGTGCTGGTGACCGAGTGCGATGCAACGCGGAACGTGAACTCTCCGACAACGGACGGTTTGATCATGAGCGTGATTCCGTTTCCGACGGCGAAGCGCCGCGCGAAAACGACGCCAGTGAGAGTTTCAGCTCTATAATAGAAAACGATATTGGGAGACCGGACATGACGACGGACGGCGGCGACTCCTCGAGCACCGTCGAGGACACGCGACACGAGAGGAGCTTCATCACGCCCGACGTAACGCAGATGCTCGAGGGATGTTCGGACAACATAGAGATCCCGCAGACTCAGTATTTGCTTAATCAGGTCGCTCGCGACAACACCGCGGAGGTGGACGAAGCCGCGCAGCACATAGAAAACTCCTTACCCGATTTGGATTCCAAAAAACTCATCTCAGAGGCGAACAAGACACTCTCGAGCTTTCTGTTGGACACTGGAGAGTGTCCAAACGAGATCTCGGAGCAGACGGACTCGGGCATATGTACGGTGATCTCGTCCGAGAACACGAGCTTGTACGATAAAAGCCCGGAGGAAAAGAAGACCTTCGCAAATGAGATTCAGCAGGATGAACACGGCGTGtcggacgaggaggaggacgcgCAGGAAAACACAAGCTACTCCTGCTCCAACATGAACTCGCCGAAGCGAAAGAATTCCGCCATCCTGGAGAATTCATGTGTCTGTGGCACGCGCAGCGCCAAGACGGTTGCGCCCACCTTGGATCACTCGGTGGAGGTACGTGGTGGCTTGCAGGCGAACGGGGATGGAGAATCCGGCAAAAACATTCCACGAATATCGTCGAACTTTGACGGCACTAACGAGGAATTTATCGGCGTGGCGTATGGCAACGGCCAATTAACTCTCTGCGACTCTAATCAATCCACCTTTCAGATAAATTATTCCGAAAATTGGGAAAATCTCAACTTGAATATTGACGCGTCAACCTCGAGAAAGGAATTCTGGGGCGACCTCAAGTGCGAGAACTGCCCGTCGACCTCCCAAAGCATCGACAGAATCGGCAGTAAGATCGAGAGATACGCGCAGGATAAGACGAGGAAGGCAAGAGACGAgagacaacgacgacggcacCAGCACAAGCTGGACCGAAACTCGCAGCGGATCCATCACGGTAGAGAAAAGAGACAAAACTTGCACATTATGCGCTCGGCAACCAGCACCGAGAGCTCCAGATCAAACTCGACGGACCGATGCTTGAATCCTCGTCTGAGCAATTTCGGCGCCAGCTTGCACCTCGGCCAGAGCACGCGACAAATGCCGAACTTTGGGAGTCACAGTCCGCACATGAGTCCGAGGCTCCATCATTTCGAGTCGCGCAGCACTCCGAATTCCGGACAACGCTGTTGCAACTCGGGATCACAGGTCGCAAACAGGAACTCGTCACCGCAGAGCCGGAAGCTGCTGGATCACAGAAGATCAAAGTCCGAGCAGATCGCGAGAATGAAGCGGAGAGACGTCGAGAAGCGGGAGAGGCATGAGCGGGAAAAGTACGCGCGTTCGGAGCACGCTAAGAGGAAGTTGGGGAACGGCAGTGCCAACAGTAGTCTGAACGACGGATTGGGCCCGAGGACGGACAAGAGCGGCTTAGCGGAGACTACCACTGTGGCACAGGGCACCGCAGTTTCTCACGAGTTTCAAAACGCACGAGACAATCATTCGCAGAGATCTGCGCGTGCGATGAGGCTGGTTAACGCGTCGACCGTATCGTGCCTGAACTCGGATCAGTCTTTCAACTACAAAGCCGACGTGGCCTCGAGCTCTAGCTGCTCGAGCTGCTGCGACTCGAGTTCGGAGACCAGCGAGTTCCACAGCGACTGTCAGGATGACGAAGAGATCGCGTTAGCGATGCAGGCCGCAGAAATAGCAAACAGAAACCAAATCAGGGCCAAGTTTCG ATCCTCGGAAGACCTGGTTCATCGTCTGTTCGTCTGCATAGCGGGGGTGGCGGATCAGTTGCAGACGAATTTTGCGTCTGACTTGCGGAACATTCTGAAATGCGTTTTCCTCATGAACAGTAGTCAGATGATGGAAGAGGATGATGGATCGAAGGATCCAAATTCAGTCTCCACGAATCAATCGGCGGACTCGCCGAGCGACACGGCAGAGACGGAAAGCATTCACGAACGGCAAGAACCGTTGCCAGAATACGAAGACGTGGAGGAAACCGCTTTGACGCACGACCGAG CTTCGCCTGTCACCGAGAGGGGTGAGGAGTGCGTCGAGAGAGCGCCCGCTTGGGTGCCGGACAACGACGCGCCGAGATGCATGGCCTGTCAGGCGGGATTCACGGTCGTGCGACGCAGACATCATTGTCGCAACTGCGGCAAGGTGTTCTGCGGCCGTTGTAGTAGCAACAACGTCCCACTGCCTCGTTACGGGCACACGAAACCCGTGAGAGTGTGCAACAGGTGTTTCCTGTACCAAGTGACGCCTTTTATGGTCTCCCAAGTCACGTCCACCAGCTGA